A window from Balearica regulorum gibbericeps isolate bBalReg1 chromosome 1, bBalReg1.pri, whole genome shotgun sequence encodes these proteins:
- the KCNA6 gene encoding potassium voltage-gated channel subfamily A member 6: protein MRAEEPLALAAPRAGGGEAEAPGDERSGGSCCSSERLVINISGLRFETQLRTLSIFPDTLLGDPSRRVRYFDPLRNEYFFDRNRPSFDAILYYYQSGGRLRRPVHVPLDIFLEEIRFYQLGQEAIETFREDEGFIQEEEKPLPQHHFQRQVWLLFEYPESSGPARAIAIVSVLVILISIVIFCLETLPEFRQEPKGPQPGFGEAAPPGDEALLLLPPPPSGTPQPLRPAVGAGPFFTDPFFLIETLCIIWFSFELLVRFFACPSKPEFSRNIMNIIDIVAIIPYFITLGTELAQQQQQKQQPGSSSNNGGQQQAMSLAILRVIRLVRVFRIFKLSRHSKGLQILGKTLQASMRELGLLIFFLFIGVILFSSAVYFAETDDPDSLFTSIPDAFWWAVVSMTTVGYGDMYPMTIGGKIVGSLCAIAGVLTIALPVPVIVSNFNYFYHRETDHEEQCQYTHVTCGQQQSPFSEPKKGDSNQSLSKSEFLEAEDLESMKYSNFIPPNNQGYKEKKMLTEV from the coding sequence ATGCGGGCGGAGGAGCCGCTGGCGCTGGCGGccccgcgggcgggcggcggcgaggCGGAGGCGCCGGGCGACGAGCGGAGCGgcggcagctgctgcagcagcgaGCGGCTGGTGATCAACATCTCGGGGCTGCGGTTCGAGACGCAGCTGCGGACCCTCTCCATCTTCCCCGACACGCTGCTGGGCGACCCCAGCCGCCGGGTGCGCTACTTCGACCCGCTCCGCAACGAGTACTTCTTCGACCGCAACCGGCCCAGCTTCGACGCCATCCTTTACTACTACCAGTCCGGGGGGAGGCTCCGCCGGCCGGTCCATGTCCCCCTCGACATCTTCCTGGAGGAGATCCGCTTTTATCAGCTGGGCCAGGAGGCCATCGAGACCTTCCGAGAGGACGAGGGCTTCATTCAAGAGGAGGAGaagcccctgccccagcaccactTCCAGCGCCAGGTCTGGCTGCTCTTTGAGTATCCCGAGAGCTCCGGGCCGGCCCGGGCCATCGCCATCGTCTCCGTGCTGGTCATTCTCATCTCCATCGTCATCTTCTGCCTGGAGACCCTGCCCGAGTTTCGCCAGGAGCCCAAAGGCCCCCAGCCCGGCTTTGGGGAGGCGGCGCCGCCCGGCGACGaggcgctgctgctgctgcctccgcCGCCAAGTGGGACTCCGCAGCCCCTGCGCCCCGCCGTCGGCGCCGGCCCCTTCTTCACCGACCCCTTCTTCCTCATCGAGACCCTGTGCATCATCTGGTTCTCCTTTGAGCTCCTCGTCCGCTTCTTCGCCTGCCCCAGCAAGCCCGAGTTCTCCCGCAACATCATGAACATCATCGACATCGTGGCCATCATCCCCTACTTCATCACCCTGGGCACCGAGctggcccagcagcagcagcagaagcagcagcccggcagcagcagcaacaatgGCGGCCAGCAGCAAGCCATGTCCCTGGCCATCCTCAGGGTCATCCGCCTGGTCAGAGTCTTCAGGATCTTCAAGCTCTCCAGGCACTCCAAGGGGCTGCAGATATTGGGGAAGACTCTCCAGGCCAGCATGAGGGAGCTTGGCCTcctcatcttcttcctcttcattgGGGTGATCCTCTTCTCCAGTGCTGTCTACTTTGCAGAGACTGATGACCCTGACTCCCTGTTCACCAGCATCCCTGATGCTTTTTGGTGGGCGGTGGTGTCGATGACCACCGTGGGCTATGGGGACATGTATCCCATGACAATTGGTGGCAAGATTGTGGGCTCCTTGTGTGCCATCGCGGGTGTGCTCACCATCgccctccctgtccctgtcaTCGTGTCCAACTTCAACTACTTCTACCACCGAGAGACTGATCATGAAGAGCAATGCCAGTACACCCACGTCACTTGCGGCCAGCAGCAGTCACCCTTCTCTGAGCCCAAGAAGGGTGACAGTAATCAATCTCTCAGCAAATCTGAATTCCTGGAAGCAGAAGACCTGGAGTCCATGAAATATTCCAACTTCATTCCTCCCAACAACCAGGGttataaagagaagaaaatgctgacagAGGTGTGA